A single Nocardioides bizhenqiangii DNA region contains:
- a CDS encoding nitroreductase family deazaflavin-dependent oxidoreductase, with protein sequence MTIPDYRWGREGSLLSRVGTSVASTRPGSWTIRKLMPLDRRLLLRTRGRRTLLGPIGAPTLVLETIGRKSGEPRLSPLLFARDGDSVIVVGSNFGQEHHPAWTGNLLAHPRAQVIAGGAEIPVVAELLTGAEAEAGWQKMVDLTSVYATYKTRTDREIRVFRLTPTS encoded by the coding sequence ATGACGATCCCCGACTACCGCTGGGGACGTGAGGGCTCGCTGCTGTCCCGCGTCGGCACCAGCGTCGCCTCGACCAGACCCGGCTCCTGGACGATCCGCAAGCTGATGCCCCTCGACCGGAGGCTGTTGCTGCGGACCCGTGGTCGGCGCACGCTGCTCGGGCCGATCGGCGCCCCGACCCTGGTCCTCGAGACCATCGGCCGGAAGTCGGGCGAGCCCCGGCTCAGTCCGCTGCTCTTCGCGCGCGACGGCGACTCGGTCATCGTCGTCGGTTCGAACTTCGGCCAGGAGCACCACCCGGCCTGGACGGGCAACCTGCTGGCGCACCCGCGGGCGCAGGTCATCGCCGGCGGGGCCGAGATCCCCGTCGTCGCCGAGCTGCTCACGGGCGCCGAGGCCGAAGCGGGCTGGCAGAAGATGGTGGACCTCACGTCGGTCTACGCGACCTACAAGACGCGCACCGACCGCGAGATCCGGGTGTTCCGGCTGACTCCGACGAGCTGA
- a CDS encoding 1-acyl-sn-glycerol-3-phosphate acyltransferase, whose amino-acid sequence MAHKMRVRRALARGLLRASRWRLVGTVPQKGILVGAPHTSRWDWVAMLLIAWSSSARPQVLIKHTYFMGPIGWILHKTGGIPLDRENPGATIRALLHEAEGHESFLLVIAPEATRGKSEYWKPGFYRIAGQTGLPIVLGFIDGTTRSLGMGPSFTPSGDVVADMDLVRAFYADKRGVNPESWAEPRLREESKGDR is encoded by the coding sequence ATGGCACACAAGATGAGGGTCCGACGGGCGCTCGCCCGCGGCTTGCTGCGCGCCAGCAGGTGGCGCCTCGTCGGCACCGTGCCGCAGAAGGGCATCCTGGTGGGTGCGCCGCACACGTCCCGGTGGGACTGGGTGGCCATGCTGCTCATCGCTTGGAGCAGCAGCGCCCGCCCGCAGGTGCTGATCAAGCACACCTACTTCATGGGACCCATCGGCTGGATCCTGCACAAGACTGGTGGGATCCCTCTCGACCGGGAAAACCCGGGAGCGACGATCCGGGCCCTGCTCCACGAGGCCGAGGGTCACGAGTCCTTCCTCCTCGTGATCGCACCGGAGGCGACACGGGGCAAGAGCGAGTACTGGAAGCCCGGGTTCTACCGGATCGCCGGTCAGACCGGGCTGCCCATCGTCCTGGGATTCATCGACGGCACGACCCGCTCGCTCGGGATGGGCCCATCGTTCACCCCGTCCGGCGACGTGGTGGCGGACATGGACCTCGTGCGCGCGTTCTACGCCGACAAGAGGGGCGTCAACCCGGAGAGCTGGGCCGAGCCGCGACTCCGCGAGGAGTCCAAGGGCGACCGCTGA
- a CDS encoding arsenate reductase ArsC, translating to MRTEQHDISLDQQVALKGAAERLTRHFEGTFNKETIELFLLTSYDEFADRATVTSFLPLLAERFAKQRLHAMARVEGHDDGKPIVLFLCVHNAGRSQMALGFFNHHAGDNAVAWSGGSEPGTKINPSAVAAMAERGIDITEEFPKPWTEEIVRAADVVVTMGCGDACPYFPGKRYEDWPLDDPAGLSVEDVRPVRDEIERRVLELLGSIGVAARG from the coding sequence ATGAGGACCGAGCAACACGACATCAGCCTCGACCAGCAGGTCGCGCTCAAGGGCGCTGCCGAGCGGCTGACACGGCACTTCGAAGGGACATTCAACAAGGAAACCATCGAGCTGTTCCTGCTGACGTCTTACGACGAGTTCGCCGACCGCGCGACCGTCACCAGCTTCCTCCCACTGCTCGCGGAGCGCTTCGCCAAGCAGCGCCTGCACGCAATGGCCAGGGTCGAGGGACATGACGACGGCAAGCCGATCGTCCTGTTCCTGTGTGTCCACAACGCCGGGCGGTCGCAGATGGCGCTCGGGTTCTTCAACCACCATGCCGGCGACAACGCCGTCGCTTGGTCGGGCGGCTCCGAGCCAGGCACGAAGATCAACCCCTCGGCGGTCGCTGCGATGGCCGAACGTGGGATCGACATCACCGAGGAGTTTCCCAAGCCGTGGACGGAGGAGATCGTCCGCGCTGCCGACGTCGTTGTCACCATGGGATGCGGCGACGCGTGCCCCTACTTCCCCGGCAAGCGCTACGAGGACTGGCCGCTCGACGACCCGGCCGGCCTGAGCGTCGAAGACGTCCGGCCGGTTCGCGACGAGATCGAGCGTCGCGTCCTCGAGCTGCTGGGGTCAATCGGAGTGGCTGCCAGAGGATGA
- a CDS encoding arsenate reductase/protein-tyrosine-phosphatase family protein, with product MVIEAYPTLEGRAKVHAALADTTRLRITDLLSLTDATASELGASIGIPSNLLAHHLRVLEEAGLIARQRSEGDGRRSYIRLVPAALDVHGPESLAVPRRVVFVCTANSARSHIAAAMWRQASAIPAASAGTHPAPAIHPGALAAAHRHQLPIPRRRPRAVNQVLADGDLVITVCDRAHEELAGPTGFHWSVPDPVAPGTDAAFDAAYDHLATRVTALEPRLRTA from the coding sequence ATGGTCATTGAGGCATACCCCACACTCGAGGGCCGGGCAAAGGTCCACGCCGCCCTCGCGGACACGACCCGGCTCCGGATCACCGACCTGCTGTCGCTCACGGACGCGACGGCCTCCGAGCTCGGCGCGAGCATCGGGATTCCCTCGAACCTGCTGGCCCACCACCTGCGGGTGCTCGAGGAGGCCGGCCTCATCGCCCGGCAGCGCTCGGAAGGCGACGGCCGCCGAAGCTACATCCGGCTCGTCCCTGCGGCCCTCGACGTCCACGGCCCGGAGTCGCTCGCCGTTCCCCGCCGCGTGGTATTCGTCTGTACGGCCAACAGCGCGCGCTCGCACATCGCCGCGGCGATGTGGCGACAAGCCAGCGCGATCCCGGCAGCCAGCGCAGGCACCCACCCCGCCCCAGCGATCCACCCGGGCGCACTCGCGGCCGCCCACCGTCACCAGCTCCCGATCCCCCGCCGCCGACCACGGGCCGTCAACCAGGTCCTCGCCGACGGCGACCTCGTCATCACGGTCTGCGACCGCGCCCACGAGGAACTCGCCGGTCCCACCGGATTTCATTGGTCGGTGCCCGATCCGGTGGCCCCCGGCACCGACGCCGCATTCGACGCGGCGTACGACCACCTCGCAACACGAGTCACGGCCCTCGAGCCGCGTCTGCGCACCGCTTGA
- a CDS encoding response regulator transcription factor, protein MAGTERIRVYLAAQYDIVRSGLSSLLEAESDMEVVGQSGFALVALPEILQLRPDVAVLDARLPDGSGLGLCRAMRVEDPRIRGLILAGRRDDDAVATAMLAGAAGYMLEQIPASSLVNGIRLVASGHSVVDWSVPASVVEHVTLHKRSIQVIGELTPQQRKILFLIAEGLTNREIAERLLLAEKTVKNHVTGLLARLGVAHRTQAAMMAATWSRAESVERTYGAPG, encoded by the coding sequence GTGGCTGGCACGGAACGGATCCGCGTGTACCTCGCTGCGCAATACGACATCGTCCGCAGCGGGCTGTCCAGCCTGCTCGAGGCCGAGAGCGACATGGAGGTCGTCGGCCAGTCCGGTTTCGCCCTCGTTGCCCTCCCCGAGATCCTCCAGCTCCGTCCGGATGTCGCCGTCCTCGATGCCCGGCTGCCTGACGGCAGCGGGCTGGGCCTCTGCCGCGCGATGCGTGTGGAGGACCCGAGGATCCGGGGCCTGATCCTCGCCGGCCGGCGCGACGACGACGCTGTCGCGACCGCGATGCTGGCCGGCGCCGCGGGCTACATGCTCGAGCAGATCCCCGCGAGCTCGCTCGTCAACGGGATCCGGTTGGTCGCCAGTGGTCACTCGGTGGTCGACTGGTCGGTGCCCGCCAGCGTGGTCGAGCACGTGACGCTCCACAAGCGGTCGATCCAGGTGATCGGCGAGCTCACGCCGCAGCAGCGCAAGATCCTCTTCCTCATCGCCGAGGGGCTGACCAACCGGGAGATCGCCGAGCGGCTCCTGCTTGCCGAGAAGACCGTCAAGAACCACGTGACGGGACTGCTCGCGCGGCTCGGCGTCGCGCACCGCACCCAGGCCGCGATGATGGCCGCGACCTGGAGCCGCGCCGAGTCGGTGGAGAGGACGTACGGCGCGCCCGGCTGA